One window of the Prochlorococcus marinus CUG1438 genome contains the following:
- the uvrC gene encoding excinuclease ABC subunit UvrC, producing MSNSSIETIDNKYNFKIEYKLINNKQLLKSRLSEIPKSSGCYLFKDIDNNLLYIGKSKKLRSRVSSYFNNYSDLTPRLNLMVRQITEIEIIVTDSEYEALNLESNLIKTNKPYFNILLKDDKKYPYLCITWSEKYPRIFITRRRRNRKNLDRYYGPYVDVGLLRKTLFTIKKIFPLRQRPRPVYKDRTCLNYSIGRCPGVCQEVISSEDYKKIMKQVSMIFQGRNDDLEIFLQKKMVEFSNNLDYENAAKIRDQISGLKLLTESQKISIPDSSINRDIFGIVSKKNVASIQIFQMRSGKLIGRIGYSQKLNNEDENLILQKVLEEHYMNVEGVEIPSEILIQYNLPKIATLEDWLTELRKKKVKILIPKRNKKHETVEMVLKNAKLELDRILNGIQDTESSIEDLAQILELSEQPKRIEGYDISHIQGSDPVASQVVFIDGIPSKQHYRKYKIKDPNVFVGHSDDFASIYEVIHRRFRKWSIFKKSGGDFSILNDKTNSKLENELLSDWPDLIMIDGGKGQLNAAIKALRELNLEEEVTICSLAKKNEEIFIPGFTKSLDTDENQKGVLLLRRVRDEAHRFALSFHRDKRSKRMNRSQLSQISGLGPSRIRELLEHFKSIDAIRIASKEELSKVKGLGKNSVNDIYEYFHEL from the coding sequence ATGAGTAATTCCTCTATCGAAACAATAGATAACAAATATAATTTTAAAATTGAATATAAATTAATAAATAATAAGCAGTTATTAAAATCAAGATTATCTGAAATTCCAAAGTCATCTGGATGTTATCTTTTTAAAGATATAGATAATAACTTACTTTATATAGGTAAATCTAAAAAATTACGCAGTAGAGTAAGTAGTTATTTCAATAATTATTCAGATTTAACTCCCCGATTAAATTTGATGGTTCGTCAAATCACTGAAATAGAAATTATAGTTACAGATAGTGAATATGAAGCATTAAATTTAGAGTCAAATTTAATTAAAACAAACAAACCATACTTTAATATTCTTTTAAAGGATGATAAGAAATATCCATATCTTTGTATAACCTGGAGTGAAAAATATCCTCGAATATTTATTACAAGAAGGAGAAGAAATAGAAAAAATTTAGATAGATATTATGGACCTTATGTTGATGTCGGATTATTAAGGAAAACATTATTTACTATAAAAAAAATATTTCCACTTAGACAAAGACCAAGGCCAGTCTATAAAGATAGAACTTGTTTGAATTATTCAATAGGAAGATGTCCAGGTGTTTGCCAAGAAGTTATATCATCTGAAGATTATAAAAAAATAATGAAACAAGTATCTATGATATTTCAGGGAAGGAATGATGACTTAGAAATATTTTTACAAAAAAAAATGGTGGAATTTTCAAATAATTTAGATTATGAGAATGCAGCAAAAATAAGAGACCAAATTTCAGGTTTAAAATTATTAACTGAATCACAAAAAATATCAATACCAGATTCATCAATTAATAGAGATATCTTTGGAATAGTTTCCAAAAAAAATGTAGCTAGTATACAAATTTTCCAAATGAGATCTGGTAAACTCATTGGGAGAATTGGCTATAGTCAAAAGTTAAATAACGAAGACGAAAATCTTATTCTACAAAAGGTATTAGAAGAGCATTATATGAATGTTGAAGGCGTAGAAATTCCATCAGAAATTCTTATTCAATATAACCTTCCAAAAATAGCAACCTTAGAGGATTGGTTAACGGAACTAAGAAAAAAGAAAGTTAAAATCTTAATACCAAAAAGAAATAAAAAACATGAAACTGTAGAAATGGTTTTAAAGAATGCGAAATTAGAATTAGATAGAATATTAAATGGGATACAAGATACTGAATCATCAATTGAGGATCTTGCTCAAATACTCGAATTAAGCGAACAACCTAAAAGAATTGAAGGTTATGATATAAGCCATATCCAAGGTAGTGACCCTGTAGCATCACAAGTAGTTTTTATTGATGGTATTCCTTCTAAACAGCATTATAGGAAATATAAAATTAAAGATCCAAATGTTTTTGTAGGACATAGTGATGATTTTGCTTCGATATATGAAGTAATACATAGAAGGTTTAGAAAATGGTCAATATTTAAAAAAAGCGGAGGCGATTTTTCAATATTAAATGATAAAACGAATAGTAAACTCGAGAATGAACTCTTATCAGATTGGCCTGATTTAATAATGATTGATGGAGGTAAAGGGCAATTAAATGCAGCTATTAAAGCATTAAGAGAATTAAATCTTGAGGAAGAAGTTACTATATGTTCATTGGCCAAAAAAAATGAAGAAATATTTATTCCAGGCTTTACTAAGTCTCTTGATACTGATGAAAATCAAAAAGGAGTTCTTCTATTAAGAAGGGTAAGAGATGAAGCACATAGATTTGCATTATCTTTTCATAGAGACAAAAGATCTAAAAGAATGAATAGATCACAATTGTCCCAAATTAGTGGATTAGGCCCATCAAGAATAAGAGAATTGCTTGAGCATTTTAAATCAATAGACGCCATAAGAATAGCTAGTAAAGAAGAGTTATCAAAAGTTAAAGGACTAGGAAAAAATTCTGTAAATGATATATATGAATATTTTCACGAGTTATAA
- the hemJ gene encoding protoporphyrinogen oxidase HemJ — protein sequence MAVEAYLWFKSLHIIGVIVWFSGLFYLVRLFIYHEESKNMDNELKIAFNKQYTLMEKRLANIITTPGMILALSMAICMIIMQPSWLSEKWLQIKISFVLGLVIYHSYCYKIMYSLQNGTSTISAKNLRLLNELPTLLLFIIVLLVIFKNNFPTSVATWSVVGLIIFMLASIQLYAKIRKKNENSLSNE from the coding sequence TTGGCAGTCGAAGCATATCTCTGGTTTAAATCACTTCACATTATTGGTGTAATAGTTTGGTTTTCAGGACTTTTTTATTTAGTAAGACTTTTTATCTATCATGAAGAATCTAAAAATATGGATAATGAATTAAAAATTGCCTTTAACAAACAATATACCTTGATGGAAAAAAGGCTGGCTAATATAATCACAACTCCTGGGATGATATTAGCTTTAAGTATGGCTATATGCATGATTATTATGCAACCAAGTTGGTTAAGTGAGAAGTGGTTGCAAATTAAAATTTCTTTTGTTTTAGGATTAGTAATTTATCATTCTTATTGTTATAAAATAATGTATTCATTACAAAATGGTACCTCAACCATTTCAGCTAAAAACCTTAGATTATTAAATGAATTGCCTACTTTATTATTATTTATAATTGTACTTTTAGTTATTTTTAAAAATAATTTTCCTACTAGTGTTGCTACATGGAGTGTAGTTGGACTAATTATTTTCATGTTGGCTTCAATACAATTATATGCAAAGATTAGAAAGAAAAATGAGAATTCATTAAGTAATGAATAG
- a CDS encoding PHP domain-containing protein, which yields MNREDLKKLTANINKNSCPKNINFHCHTKFSDGSLEPYELLEQAYKNNLKFLSITDHHTIKAHEYIKKNNILKKYPKDSFTLISGIEINCLILGCLVHVIGLGIDIKSRYLNPYILGESPIGNDLNIKSVSKAINLAGGLSFLAHPARYRIPFYKLIPEAKSQGIDGIEVWYDYELNEVWNPSLFVCSEIDKLADKYSMLKTCGTDSHGLSLLGR from the coding sequence ATGAATAGGGAAGATTTAAAAAAATTAACTGCCAATATTAATAAAAATAGTTGTCCTAAAAATATTAATTTTCACTGTCATACAAAATTTAGCGATGGAAGTTTAGAACCGTATGAACTTTTAGAACAAGCTTATAAAAATAACTTGAAATTTTTGTCAATAACCGATCATCATACAATTAAAGCTCATGAATATATAAAAAAAAATAATATACTCAAAAAATATCCAAAAGATTCTTTTACATTAATTTCGGGAATAGAAATTAATTGTTTAATACTAGGATGTTTAGTACATGTAATAGGATTGGGAATAGATATTAAAAGTAGATACCTAAATCCCTACATCCTTGGAGAATCTCCAATAGGTAATGATTTAAATATTAAGTCAGTTAGTAAAGCAATAAATTTAGCTGGTGGTTTATCATTTCTTGCACATCCAGCGAGGTACAGAATACCCTTTTATAAATTAATTCCAGAGGCCAAATCACAAGGTATTGATGGAATAGAGGTTTGGTACGATTATGAACTTAATGAAGTATGGAATCCTAGTTTATTTGTATGTTCAGAAATAGATAAATTAGCAGATAAATATTCAATGCTAAAAACATGCGGAACAGATAGTCATGGCCTTTCACTATTAGGCAGATAA
- the cobN gene encoding cobaltochelatase subunit CobN yields the protein MHRILNIAGNEKNKDDLIEQPVADFIFITSVKADLNLLSTLLLEKEFASLKNNIRALEISNLNSSAQVDNYLLKTINYAKVVVLRLFGDKGTWNYGIEQLLNWQAVDKERKLVILSGTLDQEVSLCEISSIDKDLALNFSRLLRSGGLENYRKFLNCLNYLKKDETLIPDEFLKISFYADPYLYDWKIEKGEKIGIISYKSLFLANEIEVNEKLNLQLRKCGLSPKTFFISTLKDHSIQKKLIEIFKKEDIKIIITTTSFSSSQIKNNNLIENSTNIFTSLKIPILQLLSSNLSKKNWSNSSIGMNSSDLLMQIIIPEFDGRITTCPSAFKEIISKKNKLYSEITSYKADQVGIEWITKFASNYVKLQKLNNFDKRICLVISNYPVRNARIGNGVGLNTPSSIINILNWLKLEGYDLGACDYPQDSSELMSMLIKTRTNDIESQNNRPLDYLPLSEYLKYWNYLELDPKNIIVNRWGKPSDAIDLDNEGFSINGLRFGKITLLIQPQRGYEAYTDRDIHSPDLPPPHRYLAQYFWIEKVFNANAICHIGKHGTVEWLPGKSIGLSNKCFPNIICPAIPHIYPFIVNDPGEGSQAKRRTAATIIDHLTPPLDRSELYGKYSILENYLDEYFEAKLLNSNRIEIIEKSIFELIKKEFSEITLDNKNNQIEEIDSFLCKIKESQIRTGLHVFGNRQNNINEINLFLCIARVPNANRIGVVQYIAKNLKLDLNPWTNKYDQKLTEMDKKILFRFSNKKILNFRMAIEFLEQQAKYIIYLFFYKNKTNIEYLEKYKNQKIIDYFFNDKKHNNYFLLLKNEILNPIINSPYNEKLSFINSLNGKYVKSGPSGAPTRGKTEALPTGKNFFSVDARGLPTESAWSVGCKSASQILDLYKQENGEDLKNMAISVWATSTMRNGGEDICQILYLLGVQPIWDGPSRRVVDLEIIPLSVLDRPRVDVTLRISGMFRDAFPQLVKLTSKAINLISNLNENDKFNPLAGALKVGDPINRIFGSAPGSYGAGLQELISNSNWENIEDFGESFLNWSKWIYSDNIEPIEDKKSLENALKKVQLVVHNQDNKEHDILDSDDYYQFQGGLSSAVKKLSGKLPEMYHGDLSKFGLSKISKLHDEVNKVVISRILNPKWINGMKDNGYKGAFEFSATLDYLYAFDASTEVVSDWCYEEVYKSWLCDRDLMNFFLENNPWALRDIAQRFLEIVNRKMWNNCSSDVIENLKKIIINTDSKIEKNEF from the coding sequence ATGCACAGGATATTAAATATAGCAGGAAATGAAAAGAATAAGGATGATTTAATAGAGCAACCAGTTGCAGATTTTATTTTTATAACAAGTGTCAAAGCTGATTTAAATCTCTTATCGACCTTATTGTTAGAAAAAGAATTTGCTTCATTAAAAAATAATATTAGAGCTTTAGAAATATCTAATTTAAATTCCTCAGCTCAAGTAGATAATTATCTATTAAAAACAATTAATTATGCAAAAGTTGTCGTACTACGATTATTCGGAGATAAAGGTACATGGAACTATGGAATTGAACAACTTTTAAATTGGCAAGCAGTTGATAAAGAAAGGAAGTTAGTAATCTTATCAGGGACCCTCGATCAGGAAGTTTCCTTATGTGAAATAAGTAGTATAGATAAAGATCTAGCATTAAATTTTTCTAGATTACTAAGATCTGGAGGACTGGAAAATTATAGAAAATTTCTTAATTGTTTAAATTACCTAAAAAAAGATGAAACATTAATTCCTGATGAGTTTTTGAAGATTTCTTTTTATGCAGATCCTTATTTGTATGATTGGAAAATTGAAAAAGGAGAAAAGATTGGAATAATATCCTATAAATCGCTTTTTTTGGCTAATGAAATTGAAGTAAACGAAAAACTTAATTTGCAGTTAAGAAAATGCGGATTATCCCCTAAAACATTTTTTATTTCAACTCTAAAAGATCATAGTATTCAAAAGAAATTAATAGAAATTTTTAAAAAAGAAGATATTAAAATAATAATTACCACAACTTCATTTTCTTCATCTCAAATCAAAAATAATAATTTGATTGAAAATTCTACAAACATTTTTACTTCTCTTAAAATCCCAATTTTACAGCTTCTTTCTTCTAATTTATCAAAAAAAAATTGGTCAAATTCATCAATTGGGATGAATTCATCTGATTTATTAATGCAAATAATTATTCCGGAATTTGATGGAAGAATTACTACCTGCCCTTCTGCATTTAAAGAAATAATTTCAAAAAAAAATAAACTTTACAGTGAAATAACTAGTTACAAAGCTGATCAAGTAGGGATTGAATGGATTACAAAATTTGCATCAAATTATGTGAAACTTCAGAAACTTAATAATTTTGATAAAAGAATTTGTTTAGTAATAAGTAATTATCCAGTAAGGAACGCAAGAATTGGTAATGGAGTTGGTCTAAATACACCATCTTCAATAATAAATATTCTTAATTGGTTAAAATTAGAAGGTTATGACCTTGGAGCTTGTGATTATCCTCAAGATTCTTCGGAATTAATGTCAATGCTTATAAAAACTAGAACTAATGATATTGAATCTCAAAATAATAGACCGTTAGATTACTTACCACTTAGTGAATATTTAAAATATTGGAATTATTTAGAACTTGATCCAAAAAATATTATTGTTAATCGTTGGGGTAAACCATCTGATGCAATAGATCTAGATAATGAAGGCTTCTCAATAAATGGTCTTAGATTTGGAAAAATAACATTATTGATTCAACCTCAACGAGGTTATGAAGCTTACACTGATAGGGATATTCATTCTCCTGATCTTCCACCTCCTCATAGATATCTAGCACAATATTTTTGGATTGAAAAGGTTTTTAATGCAAATGCTATATGTCATATTGGTAAACATGGGACTGTTGAATGGTTACCTGGCAAATCTATAGGTCTCAGCAATAAATGTTTTCCAAATATTATTTGTCCAGCAATACCTCACATATATCCCTTTATCGTAAATGATCCTGGAGAAGGATCCCAAGCTAAAAGAAGAACTGCTGCCACAATTATTGATCATTTAACCCCTCCTTTGGATAGGTCAGAATTATATGGAAAATATTCAATATTAGAAAATTATTTAGACGAATATTTTGAAGCAAAATTATTAAATTCTAATCGTATTGAAATAATAGAAAAATCAATTTTTGAATTAATTAAAAAAGAATTTAGTGAAATTACTTTAGATAATAAAAATAATCAAATAGAAGAAATTGATTCCTTTCTATGCAAAATTAAAGAATCCCAAATTAGAACAGGTTTGCACGTTTTTGGCAATAGGCAGAATAATATTAATGAAATAAATTTATTCTTGTGTATTGCTAGAGTACCAAATGCCAACCGCATTGGTGTTGTTCAATATATAGCGAAAAATTTAAAACTAGATTTGAATCCTTGGACAAATAAATATGATCAAAAGTTAACTGAAATGGATAAAAAAATATTATTCAGGTTTTCAAACAAAAAAATTTTAAATTTTAGGATGGCTATTGAGTTTTTGGAACAACAAGCCAAATATATAATATATTTATTTTTTTACAAAAACAAAACTAATATAGAATATCTAGAAAAATATAAAAATCAGAAAATAATAGACTATTTCTTTAATGATAAAAAACATAATAATTATTTTTTATTATTAAAAAATGAGATCCTAAATCCAATAATTAATTCTCCTTATAATGAAAAATTATCATTTATTAATTCATTAAATGGCAAATATGTAAAAAGTGGTCCATCTGGAGCCCCTACTAGAGGTAAAACTGAAGCTTTACCCACAGGTAAAAATTTCTTTTCAGTTGATGCTAGAGGACTGCCAACTGAATCAGCATGGAGTGTTGGTTGTAAATCTGCGTCTCAAATACTTGATTTATACAAACAAGAAAATGGAGAAGATTTAAAAAATATGGCAATATCTGTATGGGCAACATCCACCATGCGAAATGGTGGAGAAGACATTTGTCAAATATTATATTTATTAGGCGTACAACCTATATGGGATGGCCCCTCAAGAAGAGTAGTTGACTTAGAAATCATCCCTTTATCTGTTCTCGATAGGCCAAGAGTAGATGTTACATTAAGGATTTCGGGAATGTTTAGAGATGCATTTCCTCAGTTAGTCAAATTAACTTCTAAAGCAATAAATCTGATTTCTAATCTTAATGAGAATGATAAATTTAACCCTCTTGCTGGAGCATTAAAGGTTGGTGATCCAATTAATCGTATATTTGGTTCAGCCCCAGGTTCATATGGAGCTGGTCTACAAGAACTAATTTCAAATTCTAATTGGGAAAATATAGAAGATTTTGGAGAATCTTTTCTTAATTGGAGTAAGTGGATTTATAGTGATAATATTGAACCTATTGAGGATAAAAAATCATTAGAAAACGCTCTTAAAAAAGTGCAATTAGTTGTTCATAATCAAGATAATAAGGAACATGATATTTTAGATTCTGATGACTATTATCAGTTTCAGGGTGGTTTATCTTCAGCAGTAAAAAAATTGAGCGGTAAATTACCTGAAATGTATCATGGGGATTTATCTAAATTTGGATTATCTAAAATTTCAAAATTACATGATGAAGTTAATAAGGTCGTTATATCAAGAATACTTAACCCTAAATGGATAAACGGAATGAAGGATAACGGCTATAAAGGAGCGTTTGAATTTTCTGCGACACTAGATTATTTATATGCTTTTGATGCTTCTACTGAAGTAGTATCAGATTGGTGTTATGAGGAAGTTTATAAATCATGGTTATGTGATCGTGATCTTATGAATTTCTTTCTAGAAAATAATCCATGGGCTTTAAGAGATATTGCACAAAGATTTCTTGAAATTGTTAATAGAAAAATGTGGAATAATTGTTCTTCAGATGTCATTGAAAATTTGAAGAAGATAATTATTAATACTGATTCAAAAATTGAAAAAAACGAATTCTAA
- a CDS encoding branched-chain amino acid transaminase, which produces MHEFLPYAWFEGKCIPFKEAKISIATHALHYGTAAFGGMRAIPNPTNKEEFLLFRTDKHIKRLSQSAKLLLTDISEEYIFKALEEVIKRNKPEKPIYIRPFVYTSDLGIAPRLHNIETDFFIYCIELGDYLSPDGVSCRMSSWTRQEDRSLPLRGKISGAYITSSLAKTEASLSGFDEALLLNSSGKVSEASGMNLFIVRNGDLITPGVDQDILEGITRASVIELAKSFGINVIERPVDKTELLIADEVFLTGTAAKITPVKKIESSELNGERPIMNKLKSKLIEITEGRSQDYDNWVTRISLK; this is translated from the coding sequence ATGCATGAATTTCTTCCTTACGCCTGGTTCGAAGGTAAATGTATTCCATTTAAAGAAGCAAAAATATCAATAGCTACTCACGCTCTACATTATGGTACTGCTGCATTTGGTGGAATGCGAGCAATACCTAACCCTACAAATAAAGAAGAATTTCTCTTATTTAGAACTGATAAACATATAAAAAGATTATCTCAAAGTGCAAAATTACTCTTAACTGATATTTCTGAAGAATATATTTTTAAAGCCTTAGAGGAAGTTATAAAAAGAAATAAACCAGAAAAACCTATCTATATTAGACCATTCGTATATACAAGCGATTTAGGTATAGCTCCAAGGTTACACAATATTGAAACAGATTTCTTTATTTATTGTATTGAACTGGGAGATTATCTATCCCCAGATGGTGTTTCTTGTAGAATGAGTAGTTGGACTAGACAAGAAGATAGATCTCTCCCATTGAGAGGAAAAATAAGTGGAGCTTATATTACTAGTTCATTAGCTAAAACAGAAGCTAGTTTATCGGGTTTTGATGAAGCCTTGCTATTAAATTCAAGTGGTAAAGTAAGCGAAGCTAGTGGCATGAATTTATTTATTGTAAGAAACGGAGACTTAATCACTCCTGGTGTTGATCAAGATATACTTGAGGGTATTACTAGAGCTAGTGTAATTGAATTAGCAAAATCCTTTGGAATAAATGTAATTGAAAGACCTGTTGATAAAACAGAATTATTAATAGCAGATGAAGTTTTTCTAACTGGTACAGCAGCAAAAATTACTCCAGTTAAAAAAATTGAATCAAGTGAATTAAATGGTGAAAGACCAATAATGAATAAATTAAAAAGTAAGCTTATAGAAATAACAGAAGGTCGTTCTCAAGACTATGATAATTGGGTAACAAGAATTTCTTTAAAATAA